CACTTAAAATCGTAACAATAACTACGACAAATATCAGCTCAATAAGCGTAAATCCTCTCTTATTCATACCAAGAAAGCCTGTTTATATGAGTTTGACCAATATTAAAAGAGTGAAAAACAAATCTAGCTATATTTTTTCTAAGCAGCTCCGTTTTTTTCGTACTATTTACATCGATAACTATATATTTTGTGTTTGTGGAGTTAGGAGTTATAAAGTTTTCATCTTTAAATACCTCATCATTTAGACTTAAATCCTCTACGAAATCAACCTTAACACTAAGTTTATAACTTCTGCTACTGTTATAATTGTTTGCATTGACAGTTGTAAAATCATCCAAGTCATCATAAGGAGGCTCGCCACTATCGGCTCCCAACGTCGAAGCCTTCACTTTGTGCTCACAATTTCTAGAACCTAAAAAACCTCCTACTCTGTATCCGTTATTGTTACATTCATAAGCAGCATTGCCGTTATTAACAAGCAAAATATCGTCATATTCGCTATTTTTTTCATCCCAAGCGGTAGCTTTGATAAGTCCCAAAAGAGCTACTGCACTAAACATAGCCTCTTCTCTTATACTTTGGGTAGAGGCTTTAGTGCTAAGCTGTAAAATTTTTGGCAAAACTGTAAATGCAATAGCGATTATCACCATAGAAAATATAAGCTCTATCAGCGTAAAACCTTTTCTCATCTAAAGAGCCTTATACCTCTTTTGTTATCGCTTATATTAATATCTTCTATATCAACCCCTTTAAAAGCGCCTCCGCTTTCTACTGCATTTCCCTGAGTCTGAGTTTTATACTCGTACTTTATACAAGGATGAGAGAGACAACTACTTCCAGAAGTATAGTTATAATCTTCTCCAAACCCTTTTGGCAAATACCAAAGCCAAGAAGAGATATTTAGATGTATATAAAAAACTCCCTCTAGCGCGTTACTGTTTGAAATGTTTATATTAAAAGTTCCGTTATTGTCCAATGAAGAGGATGTATTGATATTAACGTCTGTATTAAGGATAGTAGTATCTGTTACGTTAGTCTCAACTATATTTCCGTAAGAGATATTTGAATGGTAGCTATTTTGATACCAGTTTACCAAAGTTTCGTTAAAATCTTTTACAAACTCGTTTTTTATACTGCTAAAAACTAAAATTTTTGCGGTAGTGTTGTCATCTGTTTTGTTTGTTGATATATCTTTTGGCCAAACTCTAGCAAAATAAAAAGTGGCATTCATATCATCTTTCACCTTGGCACCATTTAATCTCTTTGCTACGTTTGTTATGATATTAACTTCTTTCAACTTGACAAATATCGGATCTATCGGGTTATCAAAACTTCTGTTTACATCAAATGCGTATCTATTTTTAGCTTTACCGTTTCTAAAAAGAGTTACATCAAACCTCATAGTTTTATTGATATCCTCCAAAGAGCTGTTAGCGTCATTCGTTGTACCTAGATATACGGCCGTTATATCTATATTGCCGCTGCTGTTTACATCGTAAAAAAACTTTATCTCAACATCTTCTCCATAACAGCTGCTATTAAAGTCGTTAAGCAGAGTTCCGTTTTTTGAAAAAACGCTCAACACAGCTTCTAAAGTTACGTTCATATCTTTTAAATCCGAATTTTTAATCATATAGAGCCAATTCTGGCCGGTAGATACGGTAAAGTTAAGATCGGTGATATTGGCTTCGTAGGGTTTTACGTTGATAGTTGTAGTATTTGACGCTATTAATCTTTCGCTATCGTTTGTATCGTCAAAGTCGATTCTAGCAAACTCGCTACCGTTTATCTCTTTTACAGTAACATTAATATCGCCAATCTCATCATAGTTTGCTGTAATATTTTTTGCCTCTCCGCTAGTAAAACTAAAAGAAGCAAGCGTTAACGTTCCGTTTTCACATCCTACTTTAGTCTCGTTTGCATTCACCGTAAATGAGCCTTTTAGGGTTTCGTTGTAGTCGGTTGCATTTGTATCCGAGCCAAAAACTTTAGCGGCAAATGAGAGATTAAAATCTTCCCCCGCATAAATCTGGTTTGATGGCGGATATATAATAAATCTATCGGGTCTTACGGCAAAATTATCGGTTGATAAAGTTCTATTGTCTTCAACACTCAAAGGACAGCTATCGTCAATATCCCTTTTCCACGCTATCAAAACTCTAACTTTTTTCAAAGCGTTTGAGAGGACTATACTGCTATAGGTAGATAGGTTTTGATCGCTAAAAAGCAGTTTTTGCCAAGGAGTAAAGCTTCTGTTTAAATCATCTACTATCTGTACACATACAGTTCCGTTAAACTCTTGATAGTTTGTTCCCATCTCATCCAAAGAAGCTATTGTTAGACTAAAATCTTTAGAGATTATTTTAGTAGAGATGTTTCGATCGTTTATATCTCTAAAAGTATCCCAAGCGTCAAATTTATAGTTAACGTTGTTGCCGTTATCTGGCAAACATCGGGGAATGATAATCAACTCGTCCCAAGAGATATCGTCATATCCTCCGCCGCCTGTAAATGTGCCGGATACAATTTCTACTTTGCCGTTACTTATAGGAGAGAGATTTCCGTAATATGTCAAGTTTAAATCGTAAACACTGTCGTCGCTTGCGTTTAAATCAAAACTCTTAATCAAAGAGTTGTCTATATAAAAGTTTAGTTTGTTTATACCGTTTTCGTGAATATCTCTAATCCTAGATATAAAAAAAGTTATCCGATCCGCGCTGCAAGAGGTGTTAAAATCGTAAGATACCGAAGTATCTTCAAAATCGTCGGGATAATAAAAAGGTTTATCGTTATCGTTTGTTAAATCATCATAGTTGTCGTTACTTTCATAACAACCAAACCCATAACATATATAATCCGGAGTATCACCAATATGCCTTCTTTGTATAAAATTTATAGCCGAACTTCCCCGATCGCTAACAAGTCTAATGGCGCTAAAATGAAAATCATCGATATCGTCGATATTTCTAGAGCTACAATCACGTTCTCTACCGTTACGATAACAGCTTCCCCTAACCGCAATGGCATGCATTCCTGCGGTTAAATATAGATCAACATCCACAAAAGTCTCTCCATCGTTACCCGTCGCTACTAAATTACCGTCTATATATACTCTAAGATTGCTATCAGTTTCAAAACCGTACGGAGCTACCAACTCAATTTTAGTTATATTTACGTCTTCAGTTACATAAAAACGACTTGGATTATTCAGATAGTAGTCATAAGTACTCTCGTCATACCTAGTTAACGGATCTTCAGGCGTATACATGGTATTTTTGTTATCTCCTGGATGTAGATACCCCTCTAAAATAATATCCGCTCTTAAAAAAAGCGTAAAAAAAAACGCAAGAAGGAGTATAAATCTCATAATAAAACCTTCATAGAGAGCGCCAAAGCCGCAGTTTCACTTCTTAAAACCGTTTCTGTATCCAAGCCTAAAACTTTTAAATCTCTAAATAGTTCTCTCTCTTTCTCGCTAAAACCGCCTTCTGGACCTACAACAATATTTTCTATATTATCGGTATTTTTAACTTTATTTTCACTAAAATCCAAAACTACTATGTTATTGGTTTCTTTTATAATTTTAGAAAGATTTTTAGCAAAAGAGATCTCCATTAAAGAGCTTCTTCCACACTGCTGACAAGAGTTGATCAAAATCTTTTGAAGTTTTTCCGGTTTTATTTTAAAATTTCTCTGACTTCTGTCGCAATATACAAAAGTTATCTTGCCTATTCCTATTTCGTTTAACATCGGTAAAGTTTTCTCCACAGTTTTTGGATCAACAACGCACCAGATAAGATGAAAAGATTTTTTAGGCACAATCTCTTTTTTTTCTCTATGAACAAGCGTTAACAAAGCTCTTTTACGGCTTACTTCGGTTATATCATAAAAGTATAAAAAGCCGTCTTTTAGATTTCTAAACACTACTCTTTCATTTTTTTTATGACGTCTAACTTTAAATAGATAGTTATATACTTCACCCTCTATCTCTAAAATCTCTTCACCACTTTTAGGATGGTAAACAAACTGCATTACAACTCTTTTACCGATTTTATAAAAATTTTAAAATCATCTAACCTATCTAAATACCCTATCAAAGCCTCTTTTTTAATCTCTTCATAATCGTGTATTAAGATATTTCTAAACCCCACCATTTTTATAAAATCATTAGCAATATCTTTTTGTAAAATATTAGCTTTTACAAGTCCTTCAATGCATTCTCTATAACTTTTTGGTTTTACAAGATTATATTTTGCAACAAGTTTACAAGCAATATCTATTACGATTTGAATAGATTCAAAAAATCCATACCTAATCTCCCACTCTTTTTTCTTATCAAATTCGCCTTTTTTTATATCCTCTTTTATTTCCTTTAAAACAGATATATTATCTTCTAATCTTTGTAACTTTTGCAATATCATCTTTTTCTATCCTTTCTTTGAAGGCTTTATCTATCATCTTATATAAAGGCTTTCTATCAAAATAATAAAGATAACTTTTCGATTTAAAATCAATATACAACTCTTCATCGGCTATTTTTATGGGAATATGATTAATAGCTATCTCGTAAGATAACAGAGAATCTTTTTTAAAAAGATCTTTTAAATTAACAATATCAACCTTTTTCCCTAAAATCTCTTCCAACTCCAAATTTAAATCTATCTTATTCTCTATTTCATCTTTTTCAATCCAAACAGCAATATCAACATCACTAAATGAGTGAAAATCTCCTTTTGCGAAAGAGCCAAAAAGTAGCACCAATTTATAATCTTTATCTAAAAAATATTTCTTTAGAATCTCTATTATCTCTCTATATACTCTATTTTCAATCATAAAATCCTCGCCAATATATAGATTACAACTCCAGCTACTGCTTCACTTAGATAAATCTTTGAGGCATACTTTTTAAACTCCTCTTGCAACTCTTTTTCTATCGATTTTATTGGCCTGATTTTTTTATAAAGAATTATCTGATAAACAAAGATACCTATCGCTAAAAATATCATCAAAAATATCTCTAGATTCCATAAGGTAAACTGAGTAACCGCCATTACGACTACGCCGGTAAAAGCTGTCATACCGAAAATGATGTTTTGTATCAAAAGCAGATTTCTGAATTTTTTAGAAAATTTTATAAAACTTTTTTCATTTTTGATAAGAAAATAAGCTAATTGTGATAAAATCAAAAAAACGGCAACCGCCATATGGATATAAATAGACATTTTAACCAACTGTTCCAAGAAAACTCCTTTTTTTAGGATGAAGGCAGAG
This Nitrosophilus labii DNA region includes the following protein-coding sequences:
- the hepT gene encoding type VII toxin-antitoxin system HepT family RNase toxin, whose product is MILQKLQRLEDNISVLKEIKEDIKKGEFDKKKEWEIRYGFFESIQIVIDIACKLVAKYNLVKPKSYRECIEGLVKANILQKDIANDFIKMVGFRNILIHDYEEIKKEALIGYLDRLDDFKIFIKSVKEL
- a CDS encoding 16S rRNA (uracil(1498)-N(3))-methyltransferase; the encoded protein is MQFVYHPKSGEEILEIEGEVYNYLFKVRRHKKNERVVFRNLKDGFLYFYDITEVSRKRALLTLVHREKKEIVPKKSFHLIWCVVDPKTVEKTLPMLNEIGIGKITFVYCDRSQRNFKIKPEKLQKILINSCQQCGRSSLMEISFAKNLSKIIKETNNIVVLDFSENKVKNTDNIENIVVGPEGGFSEKERELFRDLKVLGLDTETVLRSETAALALSMKVLL
- a CDS encoding type II secretion system protein, which gives rise to MRKGFTLIELIFSMVIIAIAFTVLPKILQLSTKASTQSIREEAMFSAVALLGLIKATAWDEKNSEYDDILLVNNGNAAYECNNNGYRVGGFLGSRNCEHKVKASTLGADSGEPPYDDLDDFTTVNANNYNSSRSYKLSVKVDFVEDLSLNDEVFKDENFITPNSTNTKYIVIDVNSTKKTELLRKNIARFVFHSFNIGQTHINRLSWYE
- the mntA gene encoding type VII toxin-antitoxin system MntA family adenylyltransferase antitoxin; its protein translation is MIENRVYREIIEILKKYFLDKDYKLVLLFGSFAKGDFHSFSDVDIAVWIEKDEIENKIDLNLELEEILGKKVDIVNLKDLFKKDSLLSYEIAINHIPIKIADEELYIDFKSKSYLYYFDRKPLYKMIDKAFKERIEKDDIAKVTKIRR